From a region of the Neobacillus niacini genome:
- a CDS encoding electron transfer flavoprotein subunit alpha/FixB family protein, translating into MTRKVLVLGETRDGSLRNVSFEAIAAAKTVAEGGEVVGVLIGENVSALGAELVQYGADRVVVVEDAKLKQYTSDGFAQALLAVLEKESPEGLVFGHTSLGKDLSPRIAAKLASGLISDAIAVEVAGGNVVFTRPIYSGKAFEKKIVTDGLIFATVRPNNIAPLAKDESRTGEVAALSVEIKDLRAIIKEVVRKASEGVDLSEAKVVISGGRGVKSAEGFEPLKELANVLGGAVGASRGACDADYCDYSLQIGQTGKVVTPDLYIACGISGAIQHLAGMSNSKVIVAINKDPEANIFKVADYGIVGDLFEVVPLLTEEFKKLKVHS; encoded by the coding sequence ATGACTAGAAAAGTATTAGTATTAGGGGAAACGCGTGACGGTTCTTTACGTAATGTTTCATTCGAAGCAATTGCTGCAGCGAAAACTGTAGCTGAAGGCGGAGAAGTAGTTGGTGTTTTAATCGGTGAAAATGTTAGCGCTTTAGGAGCGGAGTTAGTACAATACGGTGCCGACCGCGTTGTTGTTGTGGAGGATGCAAAGTTAAAGCAATATACATCCGATGGTTTTGCACAAGCATTACTTGCTGTACTTGAAAAAGAAAGCCCAGAAGGTTTAGTTTTCGGACATACTTCACTAGGAAAGGACCTGTCCCCAAGAATTGCAGCTAAGCTTGCATCCGGCTTAATTTCAGACGCAATTGCTGTTGAAGTTGCTGGTGGAAATGTTGTCTTCACAAGACCAATCTATTCTGGTAAGGCGTTTGAAAAGAAAATTGTGACGGACGGGTTGATTTTTGCAACGGTAAGACCAAATAACATTGCACCTCTTGCCAAGGATGAAAGCAGAACAGGAGAGGTGGCCGCATTATCGGTTGAAATTAAAGATCTTCGTGCAATTATCAAAGAAGTCGTTAGAAAAGCGAGTGAAGGCGTAGATTTAAGTGAAGCCAAAGTGGTAATCTCCGGCGGACGCGGTGTCAAGAGTGCAGAAGGCTTCGAACCACTTAAAGAATTAGCGAATGTACTAGGCGGCGCAGTTGGTGCATCCCGTGGTGCATGTGACGCGGACTATTGTGACTACTCTTTACAAATCGGCCAAACTGGAAAAGTTGTAACACCAGATCTATACATTGCTTGCGGAATTTCTGGAGCAATCCAGCACTTAGCAGGGATGTCTAACTCTAAAGTAATCGTGGCGATCAATAAAGACCCAGAGGCAAATATCTTTAAAGTAGCGGATTACGGGATTGTCGGGGATCTATTTGAAGTAGTACCACTTTTAACCGAAGAGTTTAAAAAACTTAAAGTTCACTCATAA
- the trxA gene encoding thioredoxin: MAISNVTDANFSAETGSGLVLADFWAPWCGPCKMIAPVLEELDSEMGDKVKIVKLDVDDNQETAAKYGVMSIPTLLVFKNGEVVDKVVGFQPKDALAGVLEKHV; encoded by the coding sequence ATGGCTATTTCAAATGTAACCGATGCAAATTTCTCTGCTGAAACAGGCTCTGGTCTAGTTCTTGCAGATTTCTGGGCTCCATGGTGTGGACCTTGTAAAATGATCGCTCCTGTTCTTGAGGAACTTGATTCAGAAATGGGCGACAAAGTGAAAATCGTTAAATTAGATGTAGACGATAACCAAGAAACTGCTGCTAAATACGGCGTTATGAGTATCCCTACATTACTTGTTTTCAAAAATGGCGAAGTAGTTGACAAAGTAGTCGGCTTCCAGCCAAAAGACGCTTTAGCAGGTGTGTTAGAAAAGCACGTTTAA